The nucleotide window CCTCGCCCTGGTGCGCGTCGAACACCATGACGCCAGTGAGTTTCCCACCCGCTGCGGCGACGGCCGCCTCGATGGAGTCGGGCTTCGGCAAACGATGCCTCCACGGCCGTGCCCCGCCGGCACCGCGGCGGAGGCGGGCCCCAATAACGGCGCGAGCACCCGCCGCCAGTGCAGGCGCCCGCGCTCCCGATCGCGACCTGGCGCGACCGCTATCCGCGACACCGCGCCCTACTTGGTCGCGCGCTTCTCGGGGGCGGTCTGTGGCTTCGCCGGAGCGGTCTCCGCTGTCGCCCGCGTCGCGGCCGGCTTCTCGGCGGGAGCACCTATCTTGGGCGGCTTCTGCTGCTTGAGTTGGGCATACTGCTCCGCCAAGCTTTGGTACCTCTGCGACAGGATGGTGACGCTCGCTTCGGCGCGCAGATCGCTCAGGAAGTCACCGATCTCCTGCTCGCGCGTACGCGTGAGCGCGCGTATCACGCGCGACTCCGCCTCGCTGAAGCCGACCTTCCTGCCCGCCGTGCGTTTCCCCACCTCGACCAGTTGGTAGGCGTCCTGCGCAAAGGCCGCTGGGAGCGGTTCGCTGACCTGCTTCAGCGGGATGCTGAATAGGGTCTGGTCGAGGTCCGGATCGCCGTACCCCTGCGGGATCGGCCCGATCTCCCCGCCGGGCTGCTGGGTGACCGGATCCTTGGACAGCGTCTTGACCGCCTGCGCGAACGTCAGCTTGCCGCTGACGATCTGCCCGCGCACCTTCTCCGCCTCCGCCTTGCTCCCGAGAACGACGCGGCGATAGGTCACGGCCGCAGGCTCATCAAAGCGAGTCCGATTCTGCTCCCAGTAGCGCTTCATCTCCGACTCGGGAATGATGAGCTTGACAATCAGCATATTGTCGCGCACATCCCGCCTGACGTCTTCTTCGGTCTGCCCGGCGGCGCGCAGGTACTGGGGCCAGCGGTCCCCGCTCTCCCGCTTGAGATCCTGCACGAACTGGTTGACCTCCGCCTCCGTGACCTCGATCTTTTTCTGCTTGGCTTTCTGCTCGACCAACTTCTCCAGGATCAGGCGATCGAGCACTTGCCGCCCTTGGGCCACCTGCAGGCGGTCAAAGAACTCCCGCTCGGTGATGACGTCGCCATTCACCTTAGCGATGGCGCGTCGGGCGCAACCGGTCGTGACCGCCGCCAGCATGACTGCGATCGCAACCATGATCAATCGGGACAACCGCCTCATGAGTGGGGCTCCTTTCGCCTGGGCAGCGCTTCTGTGGGGCCGCG belongs to Armatimonadota bacterium and includes:
- a CDS encoding SurA N-terminal domain-containing protein — protein: MRRLSRLIMVAIAVMLAAVTTGCARRAIAKVNGDVITEREFFDRLQVAQGRQVLDRLILEKLVEQKAKQKKIEVTEAEVNQFVQDLKRESGDRWPQYLRAAGQTEEDVRRDVRDNMLIVKLIIPESEMKRYWEQNRTRFDEPAAVTYRRVVLGSKAEAEKVRGQIVSGKLTFAQAVKTLSKDPVTQQPGGEIGPIPQGYGDPDLDQTLFSIPLKQVSEPLPAAFAQDAYQLVEVGKRTAGRKVGFSEAESRVIRALTRTREQEIGDFLSDLRAEASVTILSQRYQSLAEQYAQLKQQKPPKIGAPAEKPAATRATAETAPAKPQTAPEKRATK